A window of Streptomyces sp. Je 1-332 genomic DNA:
ACGGCACCCTCAAGGTCACCGGCGAGTTCGCCTACTCCTCGGACATGTGGCACGAGGACATGCTCTGGGGCCAGACGCTCCGCAGCACCGTCGCGCACGCCGAGATCGTCTCGATCGACACCGTCGAGGCGCTCAAGACTCCGGGCGTGTACGCCGTCCTGACGTACGACGACCTGCCCGCCGAGATGAAGAACTACGGCCTGGAGATCCAGGACACCCCGGTGCTCGCGCACGGCAAGGTCCGGCACCACGGTGAGCCGGTCGCCCTGGTGGCGGCCGACCACCCGGAGACCGCCCGCCGTGCCGCCGCGAAGATCGTGGTCGAGTACAAGGAACTGCCCCTCATCACCGACGAGGCCTCGGCGACCGCTCCGGACGCCGTGCTCGTGCACGAGGGCCGCGACGACCACCACATCGGTCACGTCCCGCACCCCAACATCGTGCACCGCCAGCCGATCGTCCGCGGCAACGCCGAAGAGGCCGCCAAGAAGGCCGACTTCATCGTCAAGGGCGAGTACACCTTCGGCATGCAGGACCAGGCCTTCCTCGGCCCGGAGTCCGGCCTCGCCGTACCGTCCGAGGACGGCGGCGTCGAGCTGTACGTCGCCACCCAGTGGCTGCACTCCGACCTCGACCAGATCGCCCCCGTCCTCGGCCTGCCCAAGGACAAGGTGCGCATGACGCTCTCCGGCGTCGGCGGCGCGTTCGGCGGCCGTGAAGACATCTCGATGCAGATCCACGCCTGCCTCCTGGCGCTGCGCACCGGCAAGCCGGTCAAGATCGTCTACAACCGGTTCGAGTCCTTCTTCGGCCACGTGCACCGCCACCCGGCGAAGCTGTACTACGAGCACGGCGCCACCAAGGACGGCAAGCTCACGCACATGAAGTGCAAGATCGTCCTGGACGGCGGCGCCTACGCGTCGGCCTCCCCGGCGGTCGTGGGCAACGCCTCGTCCCTGTCGGTCGGTCCGTACGTGATCGAGGACGTCGACATCGAGGCGATCGCCCTCTACTCCAACAACCCGCCGTGCGGCGCGATGCGCGGATTCGGCGCCGTCCAGGCCTGCTTCGCCTACGAGGCCCAGATGGACAAGCTCGCCGACAAGGTGGGCATGGACCGGGTCGAGTTCCGCCAGCTCAACGCCATGTCGCAGGGCACGCTCCTGCCGACGGGCCAGTCGGTCGACTCGCCGGCCCCGGTCGCCGAGATCCTGCGCCGCGTCAAGGCCCGCCCGATGCCGCCCGAGCGCCAGTGGGAGTCCAGCGAGGGCGCCGACGTCCGCGCGTTGCCCGGCGGACTCTCCAACACCACGCACGGCGAAGGCGTCGTCCGCGGTGTCGGCTACGCGGTCGGCATCAAGAACGTCGGCTTCTCCGAGGGCTTCGACGACTACTCCACCGCCAAGGTGCGCATGGAGGTCATCAACGGCGAGCCGGTCGCCACCGTGCACACCGCGATGGCGGAGGTCGGCCAGGGCGGCATCACCGTCCACGCGCAGATCGCCCGCACCGAGCTCGGCGTCCAGCAGGTGACCATCCACCCCGCCGACACCCAGGTGGGCTCCGCAGGGTCGACGTCCGCGTCCCGTCAGACGTACGTCACCGGTGGCGCGGTCAAGAACTCCTGCGAGCTCGTCCGCGAGAAGGTCCTGGAGATCGGCCGCCGCAAGTTCGGCTCGTACCACCCCGCGTGGGCCACCGCCGAGCTGGTCCTCGAAGGCGGCAAGGTCCTCACCGACGGCGGCGAGGCCCTCGCGGACCTGGCCGAGCTGCTCGACGGCGAGAGCGTCGAGGTCGAGGCCGAGTGGCGGCACCGTCCGACCGTGGCCTTCGACCTGAAGACCGGTCAGGGCAACGGCCACGTCCAGTACTCGTTCGCCGCGCACCGCGCGGTCGTCGAGGTGGACACCGAGCTCGGCCTGGTCAAGGTCATCGAGCTGGCCACCGCGCAGGACGTCGGCAAGGCGCTCAACCCGCTCTCCGTGGTCGGTCAGATCCAGGGTGGTACCACCCAGGGCCTGGGCGTCGCGGTGATGGAGGAGATCATCGTCGACCCGAAGACCGCGAAGGTGCGCAACCCCTCCTTCACGGACTACCTCATCCCGACCATCCTCGACACGCCGACCATCCCCGTCGACGTACTCGAACTGGCGGACCCGAACGCGCCCTACGGCCTGCGCGGCATGGGCGAGGCCCCGACCCTCTCGTCGACCCCGGCCGTCCTCGCGGCGATCCGGAACGCGACGGGTCTGGAGCTGAACAGGACGCCGGTACGTCCCGAACACCTCACCGGTACCTGATCCCAAGATCTCTCCGGGCGGCGCGTGCCTCCCACGGAACGTCACACTTCCCCTCGCCCGTGCCGCCCGGAGAACCCCAGTACCGCACCGCTCGCGGTCATCGCAGTACCTGAGCAGCACCCACGCACCACCCACGCAGCACCCACGCTCTTCGGAGCCCCAGTTCGTCTCGGGCCGTCCCCCGGGTCGTGCAGCCAAACGCACCATCCCAAATCCCGCAGTCTCCACAGGCCCAACCCTTGTTCGATCAGCCTGTTGCGGGTGCCCCTATGAACCTTGGGAGTTAGGCACCATGACCCAGCAGTCAACGGAGCCGAAGACCACGGCAGCGGACGCCGGCAACGGCACGCGCGTCCCCGCCGGCAGGTCCTGGCTCGACCGGTATTTCCACATAACCCAGAGAGGGTCGACGGTCGGTCGGGAGGTGCGTGGCGGCATCACCACCTTCATGGCGATGGCCTACATCATCCTTCTGAACCCCGTGATCCTCTCGGTCCCCGACGCCACGGGACACCGGCTCGACGGTGATCAGCTGACCACCGCCACCGTCTTCGCGGCGGCCGCCACCACCATCGTCATGGGCATCCTGGGCAACGTGCCGCTCGCCCTCGCGGCGGGACTCAGCGTCTCCGCCGTCATGGCCTTCCAGGTCGCCCCGGAGATGACCTGGGGCAACGCGATGGCGATGTGCCTCATCTACGGCGCCATCATCATCCTGCTGGTCCTCACCGGCCTGCGGTCCCTGATCATGGACGCGATTCCCCTGGCACTGAAGCACGCCATCACCATGGGCATCGGCATGTTCGTCACGCTGATCGGCCTGGTCCAGGCGGGCTTCGTCACCTCGATGCCGTCCGAGCACGGCGACATGGGGTCGAAGCCGATCCAGTTGGGCATCGACGACAAGCTCATGGGCTGGCCCGTCCTGTGCTTCGCCGTCACCGTCCTGCTGATCTTCCTGCTCCAGGTCCGCAAGGTCCCGGGCGCGATCCTCATCGGCATCGTCGGCGGCACCGTCTTCGCCGCGATCGTGAACCAGCTCGCGGGCATGAACGCCAAGGACTGGGGCCTGAACGCCCCGGAGCTCAGCGGCTCCATCGTCTCGAGCCCCGACTTCGGCCTCTTCGGCGAGGTGTCCTTCAGCGGCATCGGTGACATCGGCGGCATCACCGTGGGTGTCATCGTCTTCACCCTGGTCCTCGCCGGCTTCTTCGACGCCATGGGAACCATCATCGGCATCGGCCAGCAGGCCAACCTCGCCGACAAGGACGGCAAGATGCCGGGTCTGAACAAGGCCCTGGCGATCGACGGTGCCGGTGGCGTCGTCGGTGGTTTCGCCGGTGCCTCCGGCCAGACCGTCTTCGTCGAGTCCACCGCGGGTGTCGGCGACGGCGCGCGCACCGGCTTCGCGAGCGTCGTCACCGGTCTCGCGTTCGCGCTCTGCCTCTTCTTCACCCCGCTCGCCCAGCTCATCCCGACCCAGGTCGCGTCCGCCGCCCTCGTCGTCATCGGCGCGATGATGCTGAGCAACGCCCGGCACATCGACTGGACCGACCAGGCCACCGCCATTCCGGTGTTCCTGACCACGGTCCTGATGCCGTTCACGTACTCGATCACGGTGGGTATCGCGGCCGGTGTCATCGCCCACGTCCTGATCAAGGCCGTCCAGGGCAGGGCCCGCGAGATCGGCTGGCTGATGTGGGTGCTCGCGCTCGTGTTCCTCGCCTTCTTCGCGCTCCATCCGATCGAGAACTGGATGGGCGTCAAGTAGCCCATCCTGGAATCACACACCCGTTAGGAGACGGACATGCTGGACATCGCCGCGGAGCTGAACCGGTGGGTCGAGCAGGGACGCGACTTCGCCGTCGCCACCGTGGTGGCGGTCGGCGGCAGCGCGCCCCGGCAGCCCGGCGCGGCCCTGGCCGTCGACTCCGACGGCACGGCGATCGGCTCCGTCTCCGGCGGGTGTGTGGAAGGCGCCGTCTACGACCTGTGTCAACAGGCGCTCGAAGACGGCGAGAGCGTCCTCGAACGCTTCGGATACAGCGACGAGGACGCCTTCGCCGTGGGCCTGACCTGCGGCGGAATCATCGACATCCTCGTCACCCCGGTCCGCGCGGACTCCTCCGTGCGGCCGGTCGTCGCGTCCGCCCTCGCGGCGGCCGCGTCGGGCGAGGCCTCGGCCGTCGCCCGCATCACCTCCGGGCCCGCGGACCTCGTGGGCCGGGCTCTTCTCGTACGTTCCGACGCCGACGCCCCTCATGAGGGCGGCCTCGGCGGACACCCCGAACTGGACCGCACCGCGGCGGGCGAGGCCCGCGCGATGCTGGACGCGGGGCGCACCGGCACAGTGGAGATCGGTGAGGACGGATCGCGCTGCGGGCAGCCGCTCACGCTCCTCGTCGAGTCGAGCGTCCCGCCGCCCCGCATGATCGTGTTCGGCGCGATCGACTTCGCGTCGGCGCTCGTCAGGATCGGCAAGTTCCTCGGCTACCGCGTGAGCGTCTGCGACGCGCGGCCCGTCTTCGCCACGGCGGCCCGCTTCCCGGACGCGGACGAGATCGTCGTCGAGTGGCCCCACAAGTACCTGGAGCGGACGGAGGTCGACGGCCGCACCGTCCTGTGCGTCCTGACGCACGACGCCAAGTTCGACGTGCCCCTGCTCGAACTCGCCCTGCGCCTCCCGGTCGCCTACGTCGGCGCCATGGGATCGCGCCGCACACACGAGGACCGCAACAAGCGGCTGCGCGAAGTGGGCGTCAGCGAGCTGGAGTTGACCCGGCTCCGCTCGCCCATCGGCCTCGACCTGGGGGCGCGTACCCCGGAGGAGACGGCCCTCTCCATCGCCGCGGAGATCGTCGCGAACCGGCGGGGCGGCAGCGGGGTCTCGCTGACGGGCGCGCACACGCCGATCCACCACGAGGGCGCGCGGCGTCCGGCCGGGCGCATCGGATCGGTGGCCTGACGCCAGGGGCCGGTGGGTCGAGCGTCCGGGGTCGGTGGCCTGACGTCTCCGGTCGGACAGATCCACGGGTTCATGACATGCGCCTGCTACGTTGCGTCACATAATGCCCATTATGTGACGTACGGGAGCGTTTGTGAAAGTCGCCTGCGTCGGTGGCGGGCCCGCCGCCCTCTACCTCTCGATCCTGCTCAAGCGGCAGGACCCGTCCCACGACATCACCGTCCACGAGCGCAACCCGGCCGGGTCCACCTACGGCTGGGGCGTCACCTACTGGGGCGGCCTGCGCGACAAGCTCCGCGCCGGTGACCCCGAGTCCGCGCGCGCCATCAGCGAGCACTCGGTCCGCTGGAGCGACGGCGTCGCGCACGTCGGCGACCGCAGAACCGTCCACCACGGGGACGAGGGCTTCGGCATCGGCCGCCACCGGCTCCTCGACATCCTCACGAACCGGGCCCGGGACCTCGGCGTACGCGTCGAGTTCGAGCGGGAGATCACCGACGCGGCCCAGCTGCCCGACGCCGATCTGATCGTCGCCGCCGACGGCGTCAGGAGCGCGCTGCGCGAGCGCCACACCGGTCACTTCGGAGCCGAGGTCGCACTCGGCCGCAACAAGTACATCTGGCTCGGCACCACCAAGGTCTTCGACTCCTTCACCTTCGCCTTCGTGGAGACCGCGCACGGCTGGATCTGGTGCTACGGCTACCGCTTCAGCGACGAGCGGAGCACCTGCGTCATCGAGTGCTCCCCGGAGACCTGGACGGGCCTTCGTCTGCACGAGGCGAGCGAGGCCGAAGGGCTCGCCCTCCTGGAGCGGCTCTTCGCGGGGCCCTTGGACGGGCATCGTCTGATCGGCCGCGCGCACGCCGACGGCAGCGCGCAGTGGCTCAACTTCCGGACGCTGACCAACCGGACGTGGCACCGCGGCAACGTGGTCCTGCTCGGCGACGCCGCCCACACCACGCACTACTCGATCGGCGCGGGCACGACGCTCGCCCTGGAGGACGCGATCGCCTTGGCGGGCGCGCTACGGGGGAGCGATGCGCTGCGGGGGAGCGATGCGCTGCGGGGAGGCCCGCGGCTCACTCCCGCTCTCGCGCGCTACGAGCGGGAGCGGCGCGCCGCCCTGCTCTCCGTGCAGAGCGCGGCGCGCTACAGCGCCCAGTGGTACGAGAACCTGCCGCGCTACATCGGCCTCGACCCGGCCCAGATGTTCGCGCTCCTCGGCCAGCGCCACTCCCCGCTGCTCCCGCACGTCCCGCCGCAGCTGTACTACCGGATCGACCGCGCCGCCGAGCAGTTGGAGCCGCTGCGCAGGATGAAGCGCTGGCTGGGCCCGAGGGTTGCCCGCACCCTGCACGGCCGCTCGCGCCCGCAGACTCCTCGGGGCTGAGCCGCGGCGCGCCGGGGCACGCGTACGGGCGCGGCGGGTCACGCGTACGGCCGCGGCGGGGGAGAGGTGAGCAGGCCGTCCACCGCCCGTCCGAACATGTGGCGCGCGGCGGCCCGGAGCACCCCGTCGAAGGCCCGCGGCAGCCACCGCACCCGCAGTTCCTCGCGCCAGACGACCGCCGAACCGGCAGTCCCCGGCCGGGCGGACACCTCGATCTCGGCCCACCCCGTCACGAACGAACCCCGCTTCTCCAGTCGGCACATGCCGCCGCCCTCCGTGGCGGGGCCCCACGTCACGACCTCCATCACGTCGTCGAACCCGAGGGGGCCGAGTCCGCTGCGGGCGACGAACACCGTGCCCTCGCCGCTGGGCGGGGGCGTGCGCACGGTGATCCGCGTCAGCGGCACCACATCGGCATGCCGCTCCCACGTGGTGAGCCGGCGCCAGACCTCGGCGGCGGGCAGAGACGATTCCCGCTCGATACGGAAGAGAGCCACACGTCGATCCTGCCAGGGCTAGGGGCGGTAGACCTTCCCCGGCTCGGCCTTCCCCGGCGCGAGCAGCTGCGGAACCGTCACGAAGACGTAGCCGCGCTTCTTCAACGCGTCGATGATGCCCGGCACCGCGGGCACCGTCCCCTTGTAGATGTCGTGCAGCAGGATGATGCCGTCCCGCTTGGTCTGATCGATGACGCGCTTTCGGATCAGGGCGGAGTCGTTGGTCGTGTAGTCCTTGGCGGTGACGCTCCACAGGACCTCCGAGAGGCCCTCCTCGCGCGCGATCTCGTTGACGTCGGGGTTGGTGCGGCCCTGCGGCGGGCGCATCAGCGTCGGCTCGTGGCCGGTCAGCTTCTCTATCGCCTCGTCGGTCCTGCGCAGTTCCTCGCGCGCCTCGTCCGGCGTGATGTCAGTGAGGATCTTGTGCGACCACGTGTGGCTCGCCACCTCGTGCCCCTCGGCGGCCATGCGCTTCACCAGCTCGGGGTGCTCGGCGATGTGGTTCTTGCCGAGCAGGAAGAAGGTGGCCGGCACCTTCTCCTCCTTGAGGATGTCGAGCAGCCGCGGCGAGTTCTCGCTCGGCCCCGCGTCGAACGTCAGGGCCACGCACTTCGCCTTGCGGCAGTCGACCGTTCCCAGCTTCGCCTGGCGCTCGACGCTCACGGACGCCGCGTCCTTGCGGACGGAACTGGGCGCCGTCGTGTCCACCTTCGTGCATCCCGTCAGGGCGACGGCCATGACCGCGGAGGTCATGGCCGTCATGGAAGCGGCTCGACGGAACGCTGGGGTGGATCTCTTCATCTTGCTTTTCGCAGCAGGCATGGCGAGCACTATACATAGCGTGTATAAACGCCATGTATATACGGGGTGCATAGACGTACGGAGGTCTCTAGTGGCCGTCCGTAAGGGCCCCTATTCAGGCGTCGACTCCCTAGCCCCGGAGAGAGGTATGTGACATAGTACTGACGTGACAGAGCGGCTGACCTGCGATGTTGTGGTTGTCGGCGCCGGGATGGTGGGCGCCGCGTGTGCCCTGTACGCGGCGCGGGCGGGGCTGTCCGTCGCCCTGGTGGACCGCGGGCCGGTGGCCGGCGGTACGACCGGGTCCGGCGAGGGGAACATCCTCGTTTCCGACAAGGAGCCAGGGCCGGAGCTCGAGCTGGCCCTCCTCTCCGGCCGGTTGTGGACGCGGCTCGCTGCCGAGCCGGGCGTGGGCGAAGCCATCGAGTACGAGGCCAAGGGTGGCGTGGTCGTGGCGTCGTCCGAGGAAGGACGCGCGGCGCTGGGGGAGTTCGCCGCCGGGCAGCGCGAGGCGGGGGTCGACGCGCGGGCCGTCACGGCCGACGAGCTGCACGACCTCGAACCGCACCTCGCACCCGCCACGGCAGGCGGCGTCTTCTATCCGCAGGACGCCCAGGTGATGCCGTCCCTGGCCGCGGCCCAACTACTGCGCATGGCACGGCGTTTGGGGACCGAGCTGCGCACAGGCTGGACCGTCACCGCAGTGCTGCGAACCGCGGCCGGTGCGGTACGCGGGATCCGTACCGACGGTGGCGAGATCCACGCCCCGTACGTCGTGAACGCGGCGGGCACCTGGGGCGGCGACCTCGCCGCCCTCGCCGGAACCACCCTGCCCGTGCTGCCCCGGCGCGGCTTCGTCCTGGTCACGGAGCCACTGCCGCGCATGGTCCGGCACAAGGTGTACGCCGCCGACTACGTGGCGGACGTGGCCAGCGGTTCCGCCGCGCTCCAGACGTCACCGGTGGTCGAGGGGACAGCGGCGGGGCCGGTCCTGATCGGGGCGAGCCGCGAACGGGTCGGCTTCGACCGCTCCTTCTCCCTGCCGGTCATGCGGGCCTTGGCGGCCGGGGCGACCCGGCTCTTCCCGTTCCTCGCGGACGTCCGCGCGATGCGCGCGTACATCGGCTTCCGCCCCTACATGCCGGACCACCTCCCCGCCATAGGCCCCGACGCCCGCGTGCCGGGGCTCATCCACGCCTGCGGGCACGAGGGCGCGGGGATCGGACTGGCCACGGGGACGGGCCACTTGATCGCACAGACGCTGGCCGGGACGGCCCCGGATCTGGACCTGACTCCGTTCCGTCCCCACCGTTTCGCCGACAGCCGGTCGTCCGAGGAGGCGCCTTGAGTGGACGAATGAGTGGACACACCGTCACGTTCGACGGCCGGGAGATCCCGGCCCTGCCGGGCCAGACAGTGGCCGCGGCGCTCTGGTCGGCGGGCATCACGGCCTGGCGCACCACAAGATGGGGCGGCGAACCAAGGGGAGTCTTCTGCGGGATCGGCGTCTGCTTCGACTGCCTGGTGGAGATCAACGGGCGGGCGAATCAACGGGCTTGCCTGGTACCGGCGGCTCCCGGAGATGTGATCAGGAGCGGAGATGAGGACGTTGCGTGACGGCGGTGGCGCTTCCCCGGGGCGCGGCTGGTCGCTACGGGGCAATCGGGTAGGTGGGCGGGAAGGCTCGTTCGTCCAGGGTGGGATGCGGGGTTATGGGCGGG
This region includes:
- a CDS encoding molybdopterin cofactor-binding domain-containing protein, translated to MAGTKTTTGAPTEVTQKHNKGGIGESTLRPDGTLKVTGEFAYSSDMWHEDMLWGQTLRSTVAHAEIVSIDTVEALKTPGVYAVLTYDDLPAEMKNYGLEIQDTPVLAHGKVRHHGEPVALVAADHPETARRAAAKIVVEYKELPLITDEASATAPDAVLVHEGRDDHHIGHVPHPNIVHRQPIVRGNAEEAAKKADFIVKGEYTFGMQDQAFLGPESGLAVPSEDGGVELYVATQWLHSDLDQIAPVLGLPKDKVRMTLSGVGGAFGGREDISMQIHACLLALRTGKPVKIVYNRFESFFGHVHRHPAKLYYEHGATKDGKLTHMKCKIVLDGGAYASASPAVVGNASSLSVGPYVIEDVDIEAIALYSNNPPCGAMRGFGAVQACFAYEAQMDKLADKVGMDRVEFRQLNAMSQGTLLPTGQSVDSPAPVAEILRRVKARPMPPERQWESSEGADVRALPGGLSNTTHGEGVVRGVGYAVGIKNVGFSEGFDDYSTAKVRMEVINGEPVATVHTAMAEVGQGGITVHAQIARTELGVQQVTIHPADTQVGSAGSTSASRQTYVTGGAVKNSCELVREKVLEIGRRKFGSYHPAWATAELVLEGGKVLTDGGEALADLAELLDGESVEVEAEWRHRPTVAFDLKTGQGNGHVQYSFAAHRAVVEVDTELGLVKVIELATAQDVGKALNPLSVVGQIQGGTTQGLGVAVMEEIIVDPKTAKVRNPSFTDYLIPTILDTPTIPVDVLELADPNAPYGLRGMGEAPTLSSTPAVLAAIRNATGLELNRTPVRPEHLTGT
- a CDS encoding NCS2 family permease yields the protein MTQQSTEPKTTAADAGNGTRVPAGRSWLDRYFHITQRGSTVGREVRGGITTFMAMAYIILLNPVILSVPDATGHRLDGDQLTTATVFAAAATTIVMGILGNVPLALAAGLSVSAVMAFQVAPEMTWGNAMAMCLIYGAIIILLVLTGLRSLIMDAIPLALKHAITMGIGMFVTLIGLVQAGFVTSMPSEHGDMGSKPIQLGIDDKLMGWPVLCFAVTVLLIFLLQVRKVPGAILIGIVGGTVFAAIVNQLAGMNAKDWGLNAPELSGSIVSSPDFGLFGEVSFSGIGDIGGITVGVIVFTLVLAGFFDAMGTIIGIGQQANLADKDGKMPGLNKALAIDGAGGVVGGFAGASGQTVFVESTAGVGDGARTGFASVVTGLAFALCLFFTPLAQLIPTQVASAALVVIGAMMLSNARHIDWTDQATAIPVFLTTVLMPFTYSITVGIAAGVIAHVLIKAVQGRAREIGWLMWVLALVFLAFFALHPIENWMGVK
- a CDS encoding XdhC/CoxI family protein, producing the protein MLDIAAELNRWVEQGRDFAVATVVAVGGSAPRQPGAALAVDSDGTAIGSVSGGCVEGAVYDLCQQALEDGESVLERFGYSDEDAFAVGLTCGGIIDILVTPVRADSSVRPVVASALAAAASGEASAVARITSGPADLVGRALLVRSDADAPHEGGLGGHPELDRTAAGEARAMLDAGRTGTVEIGEDGSRCGQPLTLLVESSVPPPRMIVFGAIDFASALVRIGKFLGYRVSVCDARPVFATAARFPDADEIVVEWPHKYLERTEVDGRTVLCVLTHDAKFDVPLLELALRLPVAYVGAMGSRRTHEDRNKRLREVGVSELELTRLRSPIGLDLGARTPEETALSIAAEIVANRRGGSGVSLTGAHTPIHHEGARRPAGRIGSVA
- a CDS encoding FAD-dependent monooxygenase → MKVACVGGGPAALYLSILLKRQDPSHDITVHERNPAGSTYGWGVTYWGGLRDKLRAGDPESARAISEHSVRWSDGVAHVGDRRTVHHGDEGFGIGRHRLLDILTNRARDLGVRVEFEREITDAAQLPDADLIVAADGVRSALRERHTGHFGAEVALGRNKYIWLGTTKVFDSFTFAFVETAHGWIWCYGYRFSDERSTCVIECSPETWTGLRLHEASEAEGLALLERLFAGPLDGHRLIGRAHADGSAQWLNFRTLTNRTWHRGNVVLLGDAAHTTHYSIGAGTTLALEDAIALAGALRGSDALRGSDALRGGPRLTPALARYERERRAALLSVQSAARYSAQWYENLPRYIGLDPAQMFALLGQRHSPLLPHVPPQLYYRIDRAAEQLEPLRRMKRWLGPRVARTLHGRSRPQTPRG
- a CDS encoding SRPBCC family protein — encoded protein: MALFRIERESSLPAAEVWRRLTTWERHADVVPLTRITVRTPPPSGEGTVFVARSGLGPLGFDDVMEVVTWGPATEGGGMCRLEKRGSFVTGWAEIEVSARPGTAGSAVVWREELRVRWLPRAFDGVLRAAARHMFGRAVDGLLTSPPPRPYA
- a CDS encoding polysaccharide deacetylase family protein; the encoded protein is MKRSTPAFRRAASMTAMTSAVMAVALTGCTKVDTTAPSSVRKDAASVSVERQAKLGTVDCRKAKCVALTFDAGPSENSPRLLDILKEEKVPATFFLLGKNHIAEHPELVKRMAAEGHEVASHTWSHKILTDITPDEAREELRRTDEAIEKLTGHEPTLMRPPQGRTNPDVNEIAREEGLSEVLWSVTAKDYTTNDSALIRKRVIDQTKRDGIILLHDIYKGTVPAVPGIIDALKKRGYVFVTVPQLLAPGKAEPGKVYRP
- a CDS encoding FAD-binding oxidoreductase, with the protein product MTERLTCDVVVVGAGMVGAACALYAARAGLSVALVDRGPVAGGTTGSGEGNILVSDKEPGPELELALLSGRLWTRLAAEPGVGEAIEYEAKGGVVVASSEEGRAALGEFAAGQREAGVDARAVTADELHDLEPHLAPATAGGVFYPQDAQVMPSLAAAQLLRMARRLGTELRTGWTVTAVLRTAAGAVRGIRTDGGEIHAPYVVNAAGTWGGDLAALAGTTLPVLPRRGFVLVTEPLPRMVRHKVYAADYVADVASGSAALQTSPVVEGTAAGPVLIGASRERVGFDRSFSLPVMRALAAGATRLFPFLADVRAMRAYIGFRPYMPDHLPAIGPDARVPGLIHACGHEGAGIGLATGTGHLIAQTLAGTAPDLDLTPFRPHRFADSRSSEEAP
- a CDS encoding (2Fe-2S)-binding protein, which encodes MSGHTVTFDGREIPALPGQTVAAALWSAGITAWRTTRWGGEPRGVFCGIGVCFDCLVEINGRANQRACLVPAAPGDVIRSGDEDVA